The genome window TATACGCAATAGATCAAAGTGTAATAAAAGTTATGCTggcttttaaataattaaaatgtaattttaaaacGCCGAGTAAATACGGGTGAAATCGTAGAATTCACAAACGGTACTAATGGTATTTTTTAACAATGACAACACTGCGTCTGTTGATGTGTCGTGACTGTCTCATTGGAAATATcaatatttagtattttatgaaagaaaaacaataatttcggaacaatttttgatatttatatactcCTAAATATACAGCATCTTTCAATGTAAAAGTCATGGACGACAGGTTAGTCATTGTCGAATGAACTACATTGCAACAGGTACTACTAAGTCGGGAACAATGCAAATTATGACTAAACTACTTGTTATTTCACAGAATCATGGATTGCAGCAGTTCCAGTTACACCGACGGCGAGCACGAGCACCCGCGTACGATTATACACATCGAAATCGACTGTTTTTACGCTCAAGTAGAGATGCTGCGCTGTCCGGAACTGCGGACGGTGCCGCTCGGGGTGCAGCAGAAGAACTTCGTGATCACGAGCAACTACGAGGCACGCCGCTGCGGCGTCCACAAGTGCATGCTCGTCAACGAGGCGCTCAAGGTGTGCCCCAACATCAAGCTGGTTAACGGAGAAGATCTCACGAATTACAGGACAGCTTCTAACAAAATATTTGAACTGTTATCTAGTTGGAAATGTCCCGTCGAAAAATTGGGCATGGACGAAAACTTTATAGATGTCACAAAGTTAGTGCAAGAGAAGGTAAAAAGTGCAGATGTGAACAATATTACTGTGCCTGGACATGTATACGAGGAGCCCACGACGGAGTGCGCCTGCGGGTGCCACATGAGACTGAAATTAGCATCACAAATAGCAAATGAAATGAGACAGAGGATATACAGTGAATTAGGATTCACAACTTGTGCTGGTGTTGCACATAACAAACTGTTGGCAAAGCTAATCTGTCCACTTCACAAGCCTAATGACCAGACAACCATGTTCCCAGAACATGCCGAGGGCTTCATGTCCTCGCTGCCCAGTGTACGCTCCATTCCAAGCATTGGTTCTAAGACTTCAGAAGCACTTGTGACACAGAAAATTATAACAGTGGCGGACTTACAGGGAGTACCTTTAGACTTTCTAAAGAAGCATTTTAACAGTGACATGGCTGTCAGATTGAAGGGCCTAAGTATAGGGAACGACAATACTCCAGTGAAGCAGTCCGGAAAGCCCCAGAGCATAGGGTTGGAGGACAGTTTCAAGACTGTTAGTGTTAAGAGTGAGGTGGAAGAAAAATTTTCTGCTCTGCTTCAGAGACTCCTGGTGCTAGTTAGGGAGGATGGACGCATTCCTGTCTCGCTCCGAGTCACTCTGCGGAAAAAGGATGCCAAGAGACTTAGCAGTCACCGGGAATCCAGACAGTGTCAGATCTCACCATCCATCTTCACAATATCCAGTGGCACATTATCCGTCACTCCAGCAGGGCAGCAGAAACTCTTAAGTATCATTATGAGATTATTTAACAAACTCATTGACTTGTCCAAACCATTCCATTTGACATTAGTAGGACTGGCGTTCACCAAGTTCCAGGAACGCATGACAGGAAGGGGTTCCATAGTCAACTACCTGATGAATGACATATCCGTCCAGTCTGTACTGAACTTGCAAAATGACTGTGACACCTCTGTCTCATCCATGGATTACTCCGCTCCCTCTCCTAGCAGCAGCACAACAACTGACTTGTCTGACGCAGAAGTAGAACCCTCGCCTAAGAAGCCCAAAAAAGTGAATTGGATAGCAAAAAGAAGATGTTTGTCTAAAGGTGAGGTAGCATCGCCAAGCAAGCTGAAAGTTGGAGAGTTGCGACTGAACTCTAAAGAGTTAGAGAAAGTTTCAGAGCTCAGACTGAATTCTCGAGATAGATCTTTAACTCCTAGAGCGAGTCCAGCTAAAGACAATATGTCTGACAACTCAGACACTATGAAAGATGTTGCAGAAGGAGGCTGTGATAACTGTCCCAGCGACGTAGACAAGGAGGTGTTCAGCGCGCTGCCGTACGAGATGCAGCAGGAGCTGAAGGCCATGTGGAAGAACCCCTCGGGCTCCGGCGTGGCTCGGAGTAGCCCCCGAACAATGAACAAAGCTAAACCGAACACAATCTTAACATATTTTGTTCCACACAAATAGTATTAGTAAGATTTTATcttgttaataatttaagtgATAAGTGAATGGTTTCTATTTTTTCAAATCATACAATTTTATTCTGATCAAATACAtgtttatgttaaaaaaatgttttcttcctCACTTCCTTTAATCTAAAATGAAACTAAAGCATAAAGATAAATTTGAAATGTTCAAGGGGTTGAGATAGCCCTCAAGGTACACAAGAATTAAGGCTGCCACTCATGAAATTATCAGAtcagggatcatccattaattacgtcacaccaatttctaggtttttttacccctccccagggctccttgtcacacttggtcacattttgcaaacccctcccccctggtgtgacttAGGCAATAAACAGGcaactttaataaaaaaatatttttgatatataaatattagtaattttataacacaacgaaagttacatcaaaaatctcattatttaactgtacagcgaataaaaaaatataaattaattttcggttactgatgaagttaaagtgacatcacaatgtttgtgactcccccctcctcCATGTCataacatgtcacattttcttgacccctccctccccctaaacgtgtgacgta of Cydia amplana chromosome 17, ilCydAmpl1.1, whole genome shotgun sequence contains these proteins:
- the LOC134655937 gene encoding DNA polymerase iota — its product is MDDRIMDCSSSSYTDGEHEHPRTIIHIEIDCFYAQVEMLRCPELRTVPLGVQQKNFVITSNYEARRCGVHKCMLVNEALKVCPNIKLVNGEDLTNYRTASNKIFELLSSWKCPVEKLGMDENFIDVTKLVQEKVKSADVNNITVPGHVYEEPTTECACGCHMRLKLASQIANEMRQRIYSELGFTTCAGVAHNKLLAKLICPLHKPNDQTTMFPEHAEGFMSSLPSVRSIPSIGSKTSEALVTQKIITVADLQGVPLDFLKKHFNSDMAVRLKGLSIGNDNTPVKQSGKPQSIGLEDSFKTVSVKSEVEEKFSALLQRLLVLVREDGRIPVSLRVTLRKKDAKRLSSHRESRQCQISPSIFTISSGTLSVTPAGQQKLLSIIMRLFNKLIDLSKPFHLTLVGLAFTKFQERMTGRGSIVNYLMNDISVQSVLNLQNDCDTSVSSMDYSAPSPSSSTTTDLSDAEVEPSPKKPKKVNWIAKRRCLSKGEVASPSKLKVGELRLNSKELEKVSELRLNSRDRSLTPRASPAKDNMSDNSDTMKDVAEGGCDNCPSDVDKEVFSALPYEMQQELKAMWKNPSGSGVARSSPRTMNKAKPNTILTYFVPHK